The DNA region GTCAGGCAGGAGACGGGGGCGTCGGGAAGCGCGCTGCGTGCGGTGCGTCGGGTCTTTGTCGGGCAGTCAGCATttgagctgggtgtagtggctccCGCTCCTCACCCCGTTCGGGGGTAAGGCAGGAGTCACTGAGACTGAGGTACAGCCTGGGCCGGAGTGAGGCCTTGAGCGAGAGCTCGTCGTGTGGCTGTGGGCGTCGGTGTGGTGCGGTCACTCGGTTGTCGGTGTCTCACGCTTGAGAAGCGCGGGTGCCGTGCATCGGCTGGGGCTCCTTCCTCGTAAACCTAACCTCCCGGTGAGGGAGGACGCTGGGACCGCGGCCACACACTCTGGTCCTGAGCTGTGTCCTTGTGTCGGGGGTCAGGGATGACGCtcacctcccccttccctttggTCCAGCACTACCCCGAGCGCCATGGAGGACCTGAGCGCCACGGCCGGGACTCTCGCGACGGCTGGGGCTACGGCTCCACCAAGAGGATGAGTGAAGGCCGggggctgccccctccccccaggtttGTGTCCCACCCCCCACGGCCGGCCACTCTGTCCGCCGCCCCGGGGTGGCAGTGCAGGTCAGTGGTGTCTCTCTCCAAGGGGCAGGCGTGACTGGGGGGAGCACAGCCGGAGACTGGAAGACGACCGGGCGTGGCAGGGCGCGGCCGACGGGGGCCTGATGGAGCGCGAGCACAAGAGGTGGCAAGGTGAGGGCCGGGGGAGCCGGGGCCCCGGGGGAGCCGGGCCCGGGGTGCGCTGGGGCCGGCTGAGACCAAGGAGGGCTGTTGGCTCGACCCCTGCCAAGCTGCCCGCTTGTGCCTCGTCCTGCAGGCGGTGAGAGGAGCATGTCTGGACACTCGGGGCCTGGCCACATGATGAACCGCGGGGGCATGTCGGGGTAAGCGCCACACTGCCCAGTGGGAGCAGGGGTGCCCTGTAGTGGGGACCTGGGCACGGGGACCGCTGACGCAAGGTAGGACCTCAGGACAACGGTCCCGGGCTTCTTCTTAGGCGTGGCAGTTTCGCCCCGGGTGGAGCCTCGCGTGGCCATGTGATTCCTCGTGGAGGGATGCAGGGAGGCTTTGGAGGCCAGAGCCGGGGCAGCAGACCCAGTGACGCCCGCTTCACCCGCCGCTACTGAGCACCTGTGCCACCAGCTGTGACCTCCGTGTCCTGACAGGACTTCTCCCACCATTgtacagaggatttttttttaatctgctgcCATATTGTAGCTTGTTACAATgtgaatttgttttcattttggtttttgttgctgttttttgtaaTAAAGGTGTTTCTGTTCATGTGCCCTTTACTTCAGTCAAGCTTGGCCTCATTTTCCTCAGAAAAGAGAAGTGGTACTCCACTAGCAGCCAGAGCTGGTGTCCATGGCTGCCTGTCCCATTCTGTGTGGCTCAGCACCTGTGGCCTCGGCTGGCTGCCTCAGTCCTGCAGATGGGACAGTCGGCCCCCTTGGTCCCGTGTTGTGAGCTCAGCCTTGTGCCCCCCATGCTGGTTAGCATGAGGGACATGCAGGGCTGCCCTTCCTGGATAGACCTATGCAAGAACAAAGATGGCTGCTGGGGGGGGCACAGGCCTCACTGTGGAGGCCACAGACacccagcctgggttacaggcaGAGGCAACCCCTAGTCTTGGGGTGTAAGACACAAGTCGCCAACTTGTGGACTTCAGCGCGACACAATGATAAGCCAGGTACCCTCTGCAGCCCAGGAGGGGACCTGGGATGAGACAGCAGGGCTCAGCCAGCCATCACCCTCCGTCTGCCCACTGTTTGCCAGGCGGTCTGAAtgcgctggctgtcctggtggGCTTGGGCACACAAGCTGCAGAACCTCACGTGGCAGAAGCTGGGCCTGGAGGGGACCCAGAGCCCCAGAGTGGCCTATGCTCCTTCCACCTCAGCCCCACCCCTCTGGCTGTCTGGCTGCCTTTCTGAGAtactgatggggggggggctctcagGCCTCGGACAGCTGGCGCAGCGTCCCTGGGAAAAGTGACCTTCGAGGACAAGGTTAGGAGGCCAGAGTGGCTATGACCAGTCGGGGCAACAGGACTGTCGAGAACTGGTTTGCTGCAAATAAGACATTCAGGGTCTCCCCAAGTCCAGgctcccctccaccaccacccagtaccTTCTCGATCCTTtctgagggctggagggatgactgaATGATCCCGGCACCCATGACAggcaactcaggaccacctggaagtccagctccagggaatcggACGCCTTTTGGACAGTGTGGGCCCTGTAGCGCtcgcacacacacagggaaagcaCACACTGCTAGTCTTTTTCTGCCAACTTAatagtcatctgggaagagggacactaagctgagaaaatgcctccatcagattggcctgtgggacattttcttgaatgCCGACTGATGTGTAAGGGTCCAACACGCAGCACCAccctgggctggcggtcctgggtGTTATCAGAAAGCAGGTTAAACAAACCACGGGGAGCAAgcccacacacagagaccctccacggcctctgttTTGGTCCtgtccccaggttcctgccccgactCCCCTCAGTGACAGTGTGGCCTAAGAGGAACAAGCTGAAGCCAACTCTTCCCTGCCcagctctttggtcatggtgctttatcacagcaatggaaaccctaagacacagttttttaaaattaaaaaaactttcaGGGCTCTTAAGCATCACATCTGGAACACAGGGGTCCCCGGGGGCCAGGACCCCTAAAAGCACAGGGCGATCCAAGTTCCTCAAGTCCACTCTACATCCTCCCACCAGAACACAGGTCAGGGACCATTCCCAAGTCCTTTATTGGACCAGCAATGCTGGAAGCTGCCCTCAGAGTGGGGTCCCCACTGTGGTCGAGTCTGCGGCATCCTGGTCTCACTCCCCAGTAACGCTGGGGCAGGTGGCATCCGTTACTTGCTGTGTTCTTTCACGTACTCCCAGCCCTCCTTGGAGTACTCTCGGGCCTTGGAGGGGGCCACGGACAAAGCTGCCATGACGGAGATGATGCCTGCAGAGATAGGCATAGGTGCCGATGAGACCCCAACTTGCCAGAACTTTCACAGCCAACCCCCAAGAAAGCCCAAGAGTGTTACCCAGAGCGGGAGTGGAGCCACCCCTGCCCTACAccatttttcagatttcttttttgttttttggttttcgatgttgtttagacagggttttctgtgtagccctggcggcCTGGAACTCCAAGTCTTCCtgccttcagcctcccaaatgctggagtcacaggcatggGCCATCACGCCCCGTCCTTTCTATTTAGCTCCATAGGTGACATAAAGGCACACAAACAGGCAAGCGGAGGAATGGAAAGGAACAGCAAGGCAAACGGGGCTGGGAGTGAGGCTGGAGTGCCCAGGCGTCCCCCGAGCGGGGGCAGAGGGGCCTACCTGAGTTCCAGGAGTCACGGAAGTTCGGGAAGTTAATCTGTGGaggggctgggagctgggaagaAAGGAGCACAAGGGCTGGCTGGTGCGTGGGGATAGGTCACAGCCTTGTCACCCAAACCCAGGGACACAACTCCaccaggcagaggtggtggggGCACAAGGCCACCCAGAATCGGCCTGTCAAGCCCCATGCTCACACCTAGCCAGGGTACCTGTGGCATCTCCAGACCCGTCTGCTGGCACACATACTGGCTGAACTGGTACATTGCTGGTGGCACCACCTCCTCGGCCTTCCGAAGGGCAGCCTCGCTCTTGTCACTGGGCCCCAGTAGCTCCTGGTCATAGACAAGGTAGACTGCTCCCCCCGCCACGCTTCCCTTGATGAGGAACCTGCGGGGAGACGGGAAGGGACAGAAGCTGTGGGGTCGGTCTCCGGGGACCGAACAGTTCACCAGGTGACATCCTGGGAGCCCCAGGGAACACGGATCATTCCTTTTGCCTTGTGTGGTAAACCGAGACAGTGGGTCATTCGAAATTCTGCCGAGAGCAGGAGACAGTGGACACAAAACCTTCCAGGGACCCCGAGGGGCTTCCTTCATGTCACTCAAGCTCCGGAACGGGGCGAGAGGCAAGATTCCCCACGGATCCCCATTGCAAACTACGGAAAATTGAAGCTGTGGGTGACAagggctggctggcaggcaggacagagctTTCCAGTGTTCCCTACATGGGCCCTAAGAGGTCCAGACGCAACCGGAAGTGAGCAGTCACAGGGCACCAAGCCGCAAGGCACAAACGCCAGCAGCACGGAACTTTCTCGAAGGCTCAGGGCCCACCCGCGCCTCCACGCACCTCATGAGCGACCACACTCGAGCCACCATGATCAGTCTCTGGCCTCACTCCCCGCGCAAGGACACGCAATTCGGCCGCCGCTTCCGGTGGGCGGTGCAGCTGAGgctcctgggaaatgtagtcGTCGCCGTCAGCTGCAAAGGACTCCGGGAGCGGCAATAGGGTTACTCAGTATATCGAGGACGGTGGCGGCTGCAATgctttctgggaaatgtagtcgggagaaaagagaaaaaaaagagagagagagggagggagggagagaggagggagggagagagggagagggagagggaggggagggagggagggagagggagaggagagagagagagagagagagagagagagagagagagagagagagagagagagagagagacacacgaGCTAGGCCACGAAcgcttctgggaaatgtagtttggaGGGACGATGGAAGGAGCCCTCAGAGGATGCTGATGGGATCTCCGCGCCTGCGCGAAGGATTAAGCATCCCTGCCTGCCATGCAGCAAAGCTAGGAGGCGGTTACCACGGCAACGCGAGGGCGTGATTGTTCCGGAAAGGCGAGTCTTTCATTCCCGTCTGGGGTGTGGCTTTCACCTAGAGGGCGTGGCAGAGGCCGGGGCTGGCTGCAGGAACCTGGCTGAGGTTGTTGCCAGGGAATCCCGTCCCCACGCGCCAAGAGGCTTGGGGTCACGCGATACGAGGTCGGCGGTGGGTGGTCCGGAGTCGGGGGCAACAAGGGGAATGATCATACAGATCCCTGCCTGTTCcgctgcagggtgggggaaacaGGCCCCAGCGGGTGAGTGGTTGCTGGAGGCCGCAGCAGGGGACTCACGACCCTTTCTTTATCCAGCTTGGAACTCCAGAACTCTGGGATCATGGGGCAGAGAGTCCTTAGAGGGTTTTAATGCTACATTCCTGCTTTCACTGTGCTGCTGCAGGCACAGGCCCATCCACTGTCCATCTCTCCGTCCACCTATACACCCAGCGACCCATCCACCCGcgcacctatccatccatccatccttccttctatccatccacccaccttgCTAGCCTGCTAGGGTCCGAACCTGGGAGTTTGTGTCATAGGTTCACATTGGAAATGGGAAGGTGAGTATATGAGGATCTGTGGACTTCCCAACCCCTGTGCTATCTCCCTGTGCCTTTTGGCTTTGGGAAACTTCCTCTCCTTGTCTTCTGGACTTAGGTAGAAATTCCAAAGTAAGAAAGACTTGTGTCATTTTCTGTGGAGATCCATTGTCCTTAGTTACTTTTCGGTTGCCATGACAAAGCTCCATGGGCAGGGcagcttacagaaggaagagtttattgggtTTGAGGGGGCGCGTCAGCGACTCATGGCTGGAGCACACAGCAGCCAGGCagacagacttggtgctggagcgGCAGCTGGGGGCGTGtccacaagcaagaggcagagagaaaaagaatactGGGAACAGTGTGGGCTCTGGCAACCTCAAAGCACCCCAATGTCACCCCTAtcgggccacacctcctaatccttcccacacCGTTCTACCTACTGggtccaagtattcaaacatacggGAGTGTGGGGGATCATTCCCATTCACACACATCCATGCCTCCCacaactttcattttatttattttcgtgtttcttttttaacacaGGGTCTTTTTCTGTAtatctggctgtcctagaactcattctgtagaccaggctggcctcgaactcacagagatccacctgcctgggcctcctcaatgctgggattaaaggtgtgtgctgccatacccAGTGTTCCCTCAAGACTTAGAGAATCCTTCCCGACACTTTCAGCCCCAGAACTAAAGCAAACCTGTTCTCATGACTAAGAGGGAAAGGAATGTGGGAGGAGGAGCCCAGAACATCTCAAAGTAGCATGTGGGTTGGCATAGTGCTTAGAAAGTTCATCTTTAAACCTAAGATTTGAAAGAATTATATTAGGAAAAAGCGTTCCAAGCAGAGGATGGAGCCAGGTCAGAGCAGGGAGGGCGGGTCCCTGGAGGACCCTTTTTCCTAAATGCAGCTGGGAAGTGCGGCTCCCAGAGACCTCCAACTTCCTGTGACCTGGGCCAAGTCACCTCTGCCGGTTTCTTCAGTGACTAAGTGTGCCCGGGAATGTACCTTGCAGTGTGTTATGGCGTGCTGCTTGCTCAGAAACCCACAGACGACAGGAACAGCAGTGTACCTGCGCATGAAGGGGGCACCGGAGGTCTTCCACAGCCCTCCCGCAGAACTGAAGCTTGCTGCTTGGACTCTAGGCCCCGCCCCTGTCCACATTGGCCCCGCCCCTGAGCTGCTGCTCAAATTTCCCCCTCCCGCCTGCACTCTAGGTCCCGCCCCCGCTCACTTTGGCCACGCCCCTGGCTGCTGCGTAAGTTCCTCCCCCCCGCCCTCCTGCTCCTGGGTTCTTGGCTCCGCCCCTACCCACCTTGGTCCCGCCCCCGAACTGTGgctcttgcccccccccccccgccctcctgCGCCTGAGTTCTAGGCCCGCCCTACTCACGTTGGACCCGCCTGAGCTGCGATGCCGGGCTCAGCCACCTTAGGGTACCGGGTACAACCCTCCTAGTGTCCAGCTGACGACCACACCTTCCCACCTTGGCGAGATACTACACCCAGGCTCCGCCCCTCCGTGTTGGCTCCTCCCACTTCGGCCTGAGGCCTGCATTGCCCTCTTCAAGCTCCAGAGTTAGTGCAGCCTGGTGCCCAGCAGGGCTTTCCGGTGGTGGAGGTTAATTCCTTCAGATCCTTGCACCCGAGAGCTTGCCCACTACCTCGACTCCCAGCTGTGGTCACCGGTACCTGTGACACCTGCCAGGAGCCACTCAGCCGTCCACGGTGGACGTAATCAGAGTTTGACTCTGTCTCACAAATTCCTCAGGCTGGCAGAGCCTGGAGTGTGGGAGGTTGAGCCAAGAGAGGAGGCTGGGGGTACCTCTCGGCTGCCAGAGCACTTGATCCGCATAAAATGGGTGCAGCGCACCCATTAGGAAGTCAGGGTTTGagacagcctgggctccatgagaccgtACAGCGAAAGAGAAAAGGGAgcgaggaaggagagaggaggacacAGCCCAGGATTCTAGATCATTTGCGTCCCTCCTTACCCCGAGGTTACAGCCCGGGGCCAGCAGGGGACGCTAAACTCCTTCGATGAACCCCAGACCTCGGTGCGGAGGATCTAGTCTGACAAATTCTGttggacctgggttcgattccggAGCCTGTGTGGACGATGGTGAACAGAGGCTGGTAACTGACGTCTGACCGGCAAAAGTGCGGTGGATCAGGCTTCTCCCAACccctaaataaatgtttttaaaaatgagagcagTTCTGGGAGCTGGCTGAGCACTGGCTACCGCATAACAGAGGACCTGCACCCACGTTGTacacaagcagacaaaacacctatacaggaaaatcaaatgtttttattttattttatttctttttttccagacagggtttctctgtgttttttgttttgtttttgtgttttgtgttttttttttccagacagggtttctctgtgtagctttgcgcctttcctggaactcacttggtagcccaggctggcctcgaactcacagagatccgcctggctctgcctcccgagtgctgggattaaaggtgtgcaccaccaactcccggctttatttatttttatttttaaaattaggtttactcgtcttattttatttgttccgactgcaggtatgtctgtgcatcCCGTGTGTGCATCCTGCCCACGGACggcaaaagagggcatcagatgctgtggaactggagttacagatgttttagAGCCCCATTGTGGTTACTTagaattggacccaggtcctttggaagtaAATAAAGTGCTCTTAAACCTCTGTGACGTCTCTCTAGCccaataataaaaactttaaaaagcatttttactGTCAGGGAGTTAACTCGATTCAACAGCCAGCAATAGTGGGACTTGGGATTCCTAACCTAAGCGAGGATGCAAGGCCACAGCCACGCCCAGGCACCCAGCTGGACCGCAGCGGCCAAAGCTGGAGCTCGCTCAGCGGACTGCGCATGCTCACACGAGCACGGAGCCTCCGGCCACCAGAGGGCGACCGCGGCACGCCTGCCTCTCTGGCCTCACGGGCCAGCGAGCGGCAGATATCCCAGCGTTCCGCGCGGCGCCGTCCTTCCTGTCGTGGCCGCCATCGGAGAGCAGCAGGTGAGTGGGGCTCGCCAGGGCGGCATCCGCCGCCATCGGGGCTCGGGCTCCGCCACCGGGGCTCGGGCTCCGCCACCGGGGCTCGGGTCCTCCACCGGGGCTCGGGCTCCGCCACCGGGGTCGGGCTCCGCCACCGGGGCTCGGGCTCCGCCACCGGGGCTCGGGGTCCTCCCACCGGGGCTCGGGTTCCGCTCCCACCGGGGCTCGGGCTCCGCCACCGGGGCTCGGGGTTCCCGCTCCGCACCGGGGCTCGGCCCCCACCGGGTCGGGGTCCGCCACCGGGGCTCGGCTCTGCACGGGCTCGGTTCCTCCACCGGGGCTCGACTCCGCCGCCGGGGCTCCGCGTCCCCCACCGGGGCTCCGGGCGCGGCGGCGGAGGGCGGGCGTCTCAGGCGCTGTCTCGTCCGCAGCAGCCATGGCCCTGCGCTACCCCATGGCCGTGGGCCTCAACAAGGGCCACAAGGTGACCAAGAACGTCAGCAAGCCGCGACACAGCCGGCGGCGCGGGGTGAGCGCGGGCGGCGGGGCAGGCCAGCGGGGAGAGGGGAGGCGCGGGCGGAGGGGCTGCCGGGCAGACGTACGGGCGGGGAGAGGGGCGGCGCAGGAGAGGCTGCGGGCCGGGCCGTCGGTAAGTCCCGCCCCGCCGCCCGCAGCGCCTGACCAAGCACACCAAGTTCGTGCGGGACATGATCCGGGAGGTGTGCGGCTTCGCGCCCTACGAGCGGCGCGCCATGGAGCTGCTCAAGGTGTCCAAGGACAAGCGCGCGCTCAAGTTCATCAAGAAGAGGGTGAGCCGGCCGGGCCATGGAGGGCGGCGGGCAGGGCGGCCGGGGCCGGGGTGACCGACCGCGCGCGCCTCTCCCCGCAGGTGGGCACGCACATCCGCGCCAAGAGGAAGCGGGAGGAGCTGAGCAACGTGCTGGCCGCCATGAGGAAGGCGGCGGCCAAGAAGGACTGAGCccccagccaccccaccccccaataaaCGTTGCTGCGGCGCAGccgtgtgtgtgcgtggtgtgttCGCGGCGGAGGGAGCAGGCTGGGCTCTGGAAATGATTCTTTACTCATGATTCTGCAGCTGTGCTGGTGGCCACGCCACCCCATGATTAGTCAGTCCGTCCCCGTCACCGCTCCACGGCCAGAGCCTCGCGCTGCTGGCGCCGGGGGAAGGCGATGCGGAAGATGTCGCGGTAGTGCTCCACGAAGTGCACCTCCAGGCCCTCCGTGATGAAGGGCGCCAGGTCCGCGAAGTCCTTCCTGTTCTCGGCCGGCAGGACGATGCACGTCACGCCCGCGCGCTTGGCCTGCGGGGGACACGCTGGTCAGCCCGGGCCTGGCTGGCCGCCGTGAGGTGGCcggggagggcgggcgggcggcacTCACCGCGATGGTTTTCTCCTTGATGCCGCCCACCGGCAGCACTTTGCCGGTGAGGGACACTTCCCCGGTCATGGCCAGGTTCTGCAGCACGGGCTGCCCCAGAGCCAGGGACAGCAGGGCCGTCACGATGGTGCAGCCGGCGCTGGGGCCGTCCTTGGGGGTGGCGCCCTGCAGGGAGAGGCCGAGTGAGCTGGTGGCTGACCCGGTAGGGGCCAAGCAGACAGGGTCCGGTCCTACCTCGGGCACGTGCAGGTGGAGGTGTGAGGTGACCAGGAAGTCATTGTCCGGGTCCCGCTCCATCAGGAAGGCACGGGCAAAGGTGTAGGCTATGCGGGCGCTCTCCTTCATCACGTCCCCCAGCTGCCCTGTGACCTCCAGGCTGCCATCCTTGTCCTCCCTGCCGCCCCTGGGCAGGGGCCGCCTCAAAGATGTCTCCACGAACAACGTGGAGCCTCCTGGGAGACGGAGAGGAGGCTGACTTGGGAGTCCCGCCCACGCCCCTGATCCTGCACGGGTTCCTAGGGCTGGCGGCCAAAGTGGTGCGGGGTGGCTGCTCACCCATGGCGGTCCAGGCCAAGCCCATGACCACCCCGGCAGGCGTGACGTCGTACATGCGCTCCACGGTGAACACCGGTTTGCCCACGAAGTCCTGCAGGTTCTCCGGGGTCACCTGcactgtctcagcctccccactcACTATCTTGTAGGCCGCTTTGCGCAGCACCTGCAAGTGGAGGCGTGGGTGGgccgggccggggcggggccggggctgCTTTTGCACCCCGCCGCCGCCGAGGGACTCACCttctccacctgcttctgcaggTTGCGCACCCCGCTCTCCCTGCAGTACTGTTTGATGAGCAAGGTGAGGACCGCGGCGGACAGCTGGGCCTTGCTCTCATCCAGGCCGCACAGGGCGCGGGCCTGTGGCACCAGGTACCTC from Peromyscus leucopus breed LL Stock chromosome 22, UCI_PerLeu_2.1, whole genome shotgun sequence includes:
- the Rpl36 gene encoding 60S ribosomal protein L36; translation: MALRYPMAVGLNKGHKVTKNVSKPRHSRRRGRLTKHTKFVRDMIREVCGFAPYERRAMELLKVSKDKRALKFIKKRVGTHIRAKRKREELSNVLAAMRKAAAKKD
- the Micos13 gene encoding MICOS complex subunit MIC13; protein product: MVARVWSLMRFLIKGSVAGGAVYLVYDQELLGPSDKSEAALRKAEEVVPPAMYQFSQYVCQQTGLEMPQLPAPPQINFPNFRDSWNSGIISVMAALSVAPSKAREYSKEGWEYVKEHSK